The Bacteroidetes bacterium SB0662_bin_6 genome contains the following window.
TTGACGCCGTGCCTGACGGAACAGAGCATTGCTGCATAGTGGTAACAGGCCCTAAACCATGCGCATGGGCGGAAGGATCCTTCCGGCATAGCCGGCATACATCACTATTATGCTGGTTGCCGGTTCGTATAAAGATGGAAGTGGCAAAGTCGTCTGTTATCCTGGACAAAAACTCACATAGTACATATGGACTACTTCGATATCAGTGACAAGGGCTTTGTGCCTACGATTTTGTTGTGCTTCTTGCTGGGCACGTTTGGGGTTCATCGTTTTTATGTGGGCAAGGTCGGTACCGGTCTCCTGATGCTTTTTACCCTTGGAGGACTGGGTGTCTGGACACTGGTTGATTTGATCCTGATTATCTGCGGGAAATTTTCCGATGCGGACGGTGCATGGATTAAAATGACCTGAATGGGGCAGTAATCCGCATTGTGACCGCCTCACAATGCCGGTAGGTCAATTCTCATTCCGGGCCATGCAGGTCGATTTGCACACACATACCACCTGTTCCGACGGGAAATGCACTCCTGCCGAACTGGTGCAAAAGCTGCAGGCATGCGGATTGCGCGGCCTGGCCATTACGGATCACGACACGATCGCGGCGTGGCAGGAAGCCCGTCCCGTGGCGGATCGACTGGGAATCGAATTGATTCCCGGCGTTGAACTCAGCGTCAGCATGGGTCGTATGAGGATGCATGTGCTGGGGTATTGTTTCGATCCGGCGAATGAGCGGCTGAACGAGCAATTCGCCACGTTGCAGAAGCAGCGGAAAGATCGCATGTTTGCGATACTTGATCGCCTGAATGCACTGGGCGCGCCGCTCGATCCCGCGGACGTATTGAACCGGGCAGGTAATGGATCGGTGGGGCGTCCTCATGTGGCGCAGGCGCTTGCGGATGCAGGCCATGTGACGTCGTACAGAGAGGCGTTCAGACGTTATTTGCATGATGAGGGTCCGGCGTATGTGCCGAAGCCGCCGTTTACGGCCCGGGAGGGCATTGCCTTGTTGCACGCCGCAGGCGGGGTAGCCGTCCTTGCGCATCCGGGGCTGGGCATACAGGTCGACATGATCACCAGGCTCGTGGAGCTTGGGCTGGACGGGATCGAGACCGTGCATCCTTGTCATACGCGCGTCATGACATTCGAGTATGAATATCTTGCCGAAAAACTTGGGCTCATTCAGACAGGAGGATCGGATTATCATGGGTTGCACAAGGACGAAGCACGGAATTTGCTTCGGTACAGCGTTCCGTACGATCGGTTGGAGTCGATGCGCCGGGTGGCGGCGTAACATTAACATTCCCCTTCCCATGCAGGATGGCGATTGCCGCGCACTCGCCTGCAGACGTTGACACTTCCTTTTTTCGAGAAAAGCCGTGCCCGAAATCCTTACAGGTTCGCATGATGCCGGGAAGGCCCGCTTCGGCGTAGTCGTCAGCCGTTTCAACGAACCGGTTACGGAGCGCCTGCTCGCGGGAGCGCTCGAGGCGCTTGAAGCCCACGGAGCGGATATGGATCAGATTACCGTAGCGTGGTGCCCCGGAGCCGTGGAGATTCCACTCGTTGCCCGGAAATTGGCAGGAACCGGATCGTATGATGCGATTATTTGTATTGGGGCCGTCATTCGCGGTGAA
Protein-coding sequences here:
- a CDS encoding TM2 domain-containing protein; its protein translation is MDYFDISDKGFVPTILLCFLLGTFGVHRFYVGKVGTGLLMLFTLGGLGVWTLVDLILIICGKFSDADGAWIKMT
- a CDS encoding 6,7-dimethyl-8-ribityllumazine synthase gives rise to the protein MLTGSHDAGKARFGVVVSRFNEPVTERLLAGALEALEAHGADMDQITVAWCPGAVEIPLVARKLAGTGSYDAIICIGAVIRGETPHFDVVCHAASDGTARIALEMGLPIIFGVLTTDTAEQALARSGGNKGNKGTDAAVAAIEMVNLLRKIERR
- a CDS encoding PHP domain-containing protein, producing MPVGQFSFRAMQVDLHTHTTCSDGKCTPAELVQKLQACGLRGLAITDHDTIAAWQEARPVADRLGIELIPGVELSVSMGRMRMHVLGYCFDPANERLNEQFATLQKQRKDRMFAILDRLNALGAPLDPADVLNRAGNGSVGRPHVAQALADAGHVTSYREAFRRYLHDEGPAYVPKPPFTAREGIALLHAAGGVAVLAHPGLGIQVDMITRLVELGLDGIETVHPCHTRVMTFEYEYLAEKLGLIQTGGSDYHGLHKDEARNLLRYSVPYDRLESMRRVAA